In Tenacibaculum sp. 190524A02b, the genomic stretch CAACAAGAGTGCATAGAGGTGGAGGTTTTACTAAAGATTACCTTTATCTAACAGGACTGAAAAAAGTGTATGATTTCTATAAATCAGGGCAAGATTTAAGTTTATTATTAACAGGTAAAGTTTCTTTAGAATACTTAGAAGAAATCAAACATTTATTGAAAAGTAATTACGCAGTCCCTTCAAAATACATAACGGATTCATATGCTAAAAACTTAAACTCTAATACTAAATTAGATTTTATTCTTGAGAATTTAAAGTAGTTTTAATTAATTTCCGAATTTGATTTTACTCGAAAACATTTTTCTTCACCTAAGAACATAGGATTTCCATGTTTTTCAGACCAAAAACCATCCAAGATGTCTTTAGTAAGGCATTTATAAACTACCACACCTTTATAAGTTTCATTATCATCTCCTAAATAATTGAAATTAATAACAAGAATAGCATCTTTATAAAAACCAGTTCCATGTTGTTCCTGATTTCCATTAATCAACCAATGAGCATTAATTCTCTTATTCTCGTCTAAAGCCAAGGTTAAAGTTCCTTTATAGGTGTTGTTATCTGCGTTTTGATTACTACCAATTAAGTTAAAAGTGCCAACTAAATCTTCAATTAAAACCATTATGAATTGTATAAAGAAAAAGGGAAGTTCTAGTAAAGAATTTCCCTTAAAGTATCTATTTATAAATTTTATAGTATTGAATTACGAGTACATTTTATCTCGTAACTCTTTAACTTTTGGATCGTCTAAATAATCATCAAAAGTAGCATATTTATCAATAACTCCTTTTGGGGTAATTTCAATAATTCTATTGGCTACAGTTTGTGCAAACTCATGATCATGAGTAGTAAATAAAACAGTACCTTTAAAATTAATCAAAGAGTTGTTCAAAGACTGAATAGATTCTAAATCTAAGTGATTCGTAGGCTCATCTAATAATAAAATGTTAGCTCTAGTCATCATCATTCTAGACAACATACAACGGACTTTCTCTCCTCCAGAAAGGACATTACTCTTTTTTAAGGCTTCTTCACCAGAAAAAATCATTTTACCTAAGAAACCTCTTAAAAATACCTCTTCACGTTCTTCTTCTGTCTTGGCATATTGACGTAACCAATCTACCAAATTTAATTCCCCGTTTTGGAAAAACTCAGAATTATCAGAAGGTAAATAAGATTGGGTAGTTGTAACTCCCCAACTATATTTTCCACTATCAGCTTTGATGTTATCAGTAATAGCTTGGTAAAAAGCAGTAGTAGCTTTAGAGTTTTTAGAAATAATAGCTACTTTATCACCTTTGTTTAAGTTAATATCTATGTTTGAGAATAACAATTCACCTTCAGCATCAGTCTTAGATAAACCTTCTACATTTAAAATTTGATCTCCTGCTTCACGATCTCTATCAAATATAATTGCTGGATAACGACGACTTGAGGGCTTAATTTCTTCTACATTTAATTTCTCAATCATCTTTTTACGAGAAGTAGCTTGTTTAGACTTAGCTACGTTAGCAGAAAAACGTCTAATAAATTCCTCTAGCTCTTTTTTCTTGTCTTCTGCTTTTTTGTTTTGCTGTGCACGCTGTTTAGCAGCTAACTGGCTAGATTCGTACCAAAAAGTATAATTACCAGAATAATGGTTGATTTTACTAAAATCAATATCAGAAATATGAGTACAAACAGCATCTAAAAAGTGACGATCGTGAGAAACAACAATAACCGTATTATCATAATTGGCTAAGAAATTCTCTAACCAAGAAATAGTTTCAAAATCAAGGTCGTTGGTAGGCTCATCCATAATTAATACATCAGGGCTTCCAAATAAAGCTTGCGCTAATAACACACGTACTTTTTGCTTTCCATCTAACTCTTTTACTTGCGAATAGTGAAAATCTTCCTTAATACCTAAGTTTGATAGTAATGCAGCTGCTTCAGAGTCGGCATTCCAACCATTCATTTCTTCAAATTTTACTTGAAGCTCTCCAATTTTTTCTGCATTTTCATCTGTATAATCAGCATATAAAGCGTCAATTTCCTTTTTTATAGCAAATAACTCTTTATTTCCCATAACCACAGTTTCTAATACAGGAAATTCATCAAAAGCATAGTGATCTTGAGAAAGAACAGACATTCTTTTACCTGGTTCCATATGAACTTGACCCGAAGTTGGTTCCATTTGTCCTGATAAAATCTTCAAAAATGTAGATTTTCCTGCACCATTTGCTCCAATAACCCCATAACAATTACCTTGAGTAAATTTGGTGTTTACCTCGTCAAACAAAACACGTTTACCAAATTGAACTGATAAATTAGAAACTGATAACATGTATAATTTTTTAAAATTCGCTGCAAAAGTATAAAATATATAGATGCTAAAAGAATTTGGATAGAAATATTTAAGATCATAAATTTGGCAGATTTTTAAATTCTTTTAACAACGAATTAACAGGTAAGTATATAATAGATATTTATTTTTGACTGTTGCTTTAATATGCACTGGATACAAGTATGAATAGAATTTTAGCCGCTTTTATATTAATGGTATCGATAACCCTCATAGGGTGTGGTGATAATGCTACCAAAATAAAACCTACTTGTTTTGGAGGTAAGATTATAAACCCTAAAGGAAAGTATGTTACGCTATCAAACAATAAAGATTTTACGGATACTATTTATTTAAAGAATGATAATACTTTTTTTGCTAAATATAAATCTATAAAAAAAGGTTTGTATTACTTTGAACATGGTCCGGAATATCAATTCATTTACCTAGAACCTAATGATAGTTTGTTATTACGTCTAAATACATGGGATTTTGATGAGTCTTTAGTTTATACAGGTAAAAATGCAGAAAGAAATAATCTTCTAATTGAAGCCTTTTTAGAACATGAACAAGACGACAAAGTATTTTCAAAAAGTTACTATTCATCAGAAAGTGTTTTTGTAGCTAAAATAGACTCACTTCTATTAGTTAAAGAGGAAGTATTAAAGAATTATGTAAATAAATACGCTGATAATTCTAAAGAATTTTTATCTATTCTTGATATTGCATTAAAATACCCTGTATATACAAAGCTTGAAAGGTTTTCTATAAAGAATATAATAAAAAACGATTCATTAAATTTAAGTGATTCTTATTTTGATTATAGAAAAAAATTAAAACTAAAAAGAGACTCATTAATATTTTATGGCTCATATTATAGGTATGTTCTTGAGAAAATATATAATGATGCTTTTTTAAAAGGGTATTCAGAAGAATCTGAAGACTTTGTTGTTCAGTTATTGCATAATATTGATGAGGAGATAGAGGATGAGACTACTAAAAATAAAGTTTTATACAGAACTATTAGACATCACTTTAATAAAAGAGTAAAAGGAAATTTAAGTAATAAAGCCTTTTTTACCTTCTTTAAATTAAATACAAGTATAGAAGATAAAAAGAATATTCAACGATTAATAAATGATATTAAACAAGTAGAGAATAATAAGAAAATGATGGATTTTAAGTTAGAGGCACCTACAGGTAATTGGGTAGATGCTTCTAAAATTATTAGAAATAAAAAATCTATTATTTATTTTAAAGATCCAAAAGCAAAATCAAGTGATTGGATTGCCTCTCGCTTTAACTATTTAGTTAAAAAATATCCAGACATAAACTTTGTATATGTAAATCCTAAAACTAAAGGGAGTTGCTTTACTAAGAAAATTCCGATTAAATATCAATATAAACTTCCTGAAAATAGTTTGGCTTATAATTTTTTAACTAGTAAGTTTTCTAGGTTAATTATTGTAGATAAAGATAATGTTGTTCAAAATGGTTACTCTAATTTATCAGCTTACGATATTGAAGAGCAGTTAAAAGAATTACAAAAAAATTAAGAACACAGCTTTTGTTTAGATAAAATAGTGTACTTTTGCGCCGTCCAAATCTCGTATAGAGATAGTTATTAGTTAATTACGAATTCATAGATGGGCATCTGTGGATTCATTAAAATTCACAACATGTCAACATTTTTAGAATTAGGCCTAAAAGAGTCTATTAATAAAGCTTTATTGGATTTAGGTTATGAAACTCCAACAGTAATCCAGCAAAAAGCAATTCCACAAATCATTGATTCTAAGCAAGATTTAAAAGCATTTGCACAAACTGGTACAGGTAAAACAGCAGCTTTTAGTTTACCTATTGTTGAGTTAATAAATACTGAAGAAAAAGTTACCCAAGCTATTATCTTATCTCCAACAAGAGAGTTGGCAGTTCAAATAGGAAAAAATATTGAAGATTTTGCGAAATATATTCCTGAATTAAAAACTGTAACGGTATATGGAGGTACTAACATAGAGCAACAAATAAAACAATTAAAAAAAGGAGCTCATATAGTAATAGGTACTCCTGGTAGAACAGTTGATTTAATTAAAAGAAGATCATTAAAATTAGGAGATGTTAAATGGTTAGTATTGGATGAAGCTGATGAAATGCTTAATATGGGGTTTAAAGATGAACTAGATAAAGTTTTAGAAGCAACACCAGAAACTAAGCAAACCTTGTTATTCTCAGCTACATTTCCAAGAGAAGTAGAAGCTATTGCAAGTAACTACATGAATAACCCTGCTGAAATTTCTTCAGGACAAAAAAATCAAGGATCTGATAATGTTACTCATGAATATTATTTAGTAACTGAAAAAACACGTTATCCAGCTTTAAAAAGAATTGCAGATATAAATCCTAATATATATGCTATTGTTTTTTGTAGAACAAGAAGAGAAACTCAAGAAATAGCCGATTATTTGATACGTGATGGTTATAGTGCAGATGCTTTGCATGGAGATCTTTCCCAAGCTCAGCGTGATAGCGTCATGGAAAAATTTAGAAAGAAAAACATTCAGATGCTTGTGGCTACAGATGTTGCAGCTAGAGGATTGGATGTTGATAACTTGACCCATGTAATTAACCATAAGTTACCAGATCAAATTGAAAACTATAACCATAGAAGTGGAAGAACAGGTAGAGCTGGGAATAAAGGAATATCTACGGTTTTAGTAACAAAGAAAGAAAAAGGAAGATTACGTCCAATAGAACGTATTTTAAAGAAACAGTTCATTCATACGCCAGTACCATCTGGTAAAGAAATTTGTAAAAAACAATTATTTCATTTAATTGATAGAGTAGAAAATACAGAGGTAAATGAGAGTCAAATTGATACCTTTTTACCAAGTATTTATGAAAAATTAGAAAACTTAACTAGAGAAGAATTAATACAAAAGTTTGTTTCTATTGAATTTAATAGCTTTCTATCTTATTATGAAAATGCTCCAGATTTAAATGATTTAAATTCAAGAGAAAACAGTAGAGGAAGGTCAACTAATGAAAATATGACTCGTTTCTTTATTAATTTAGGAAGAAAAGATAAATTAAATCCTGCAAAATTAATAGGTTTAAT encodes the following:
- a CDS encoding ABC-F family ATP-binding cassette domain-containing protein encodes the protein MLSVSNLSVQFGKRVLFDEVNTKFTQGNCYGVIGANGAGKSTFLKILSGQMEPTSGQVHMEPGKRMSVLSQDHYAFDEFPVLETVVMGNKELFAIKKEIDALYADYTDENAEKIGELQVKFEEMNGWNADSEAAALLSNLGIKEDFHYSQVKELDGKQKVRVLLAQALFGSPDVLIMDEPTNDLDFETISWLENFLANYDNTVIVVSHDRHFLDAVCTHISDIDFSKINHYSGNYTFWYESSQLAAKQRAQQNKKAEDKKKELEEFIRRFSANVAKSKQATSRKKMIEKLNVEEIKPSSRRYPAIIFDRDREAGDQILNVEGLSKTDAEGELLFSNIDINLNKGDKVAIISKNSKATTAFYQAITDNIKADSGKYSWGVTTTQSYLPSDNSEFFQNGELNLVDWLRQYAKTEEEREEVFLRGFLGKMIFSGEEALKKSNVLSGGEKVRCMLSRMMMTRANILLLDEPTNHLDLESIQSLNNSLINFKGTVLFTTHDHEFAQTVANRIIEITPKGVIDKYATFDDYLDDPKVKELRDKMYS
- a CDS encoding DEAD/DEAH box helicase, translating into MSTFLELGLKESINKALLDLGYETPTVIQQKAIPQIIDSKQDLKAFAQTGTGKTAAFSLPIVELINTEEKVTQAIILSPTRELAVQIGKNIEDFAKYIPELKTVTVYGGTNIEQQIKQLKKGAHIVIGTPGRTVDLIKRRSLKLGDVKWLVLDEADEMLNMGFKDELDKVLEATPETKQTLLFSATFPREVEAIASNYMNNPAEISSGQKNQGSDNVTHEYYLVTEKTRYPALKRIADINPNIYAIVFCRTRRETQEIADYLIRDGYSADALHGDLSQAQRDSVMEKFRKKNIQMLVATDVAARGLDVDNLTHVINHKLPDQIENYNHRSGRTGRAGNKGISTVLVTKKEKGRLRPIERILKKQFIHTPVPSGKEICKKQLFHLIDRVENTEVNESQIDTFLPSIYEKLENLTREELIQKFVSIEFNSFLSYYENAPDLNDLNSRENSRGRSTNENMTRFFINLGRKDKLNPAKLIGLINEQGIGDKVEIGAIDILDTFSFFEIDKNFESKTLEAFGDNEPDFNGRNVNIEITKSDRGGGRRRKRNNGGFNKSRNGSSSNNKKFGRRRSSDNGAPKAHSGFGRRRRSK